One genomic segment of Nitrosopumilus sp. includes these proteins:
- a CDS encoding mechanosensitive ion channel family protein, translating to MVFEFLHGLDEIHITEGLTLLSLLIGGIIIGVGIIVARTVRLLFTKYYAPKLSQDVAKNFSKLLYFGIIIISFLIFTSTTGVDFSGLLVAGGIFGIIIGFATQSVVSNLISGVFLMIEKPVKQGDKIEIPGSDISGTLLDISTFSTRIRRFDGTIIRVPNESFFTSNIRSLTSTLVRRSEAVVSIAYKENIDGAISVIRKEIRKSMPFVLILPEPDFRIKELADSGVNIEILVWHTREDWDEVGPKLLKVVKKALDDAGIEIPFPQRVIWKSKE from the coding sequence ATGGTTTTTGAATTTTTACATGGTTTAGATGAAATTCATATTACTGAAGGACTTACTCTTCTAAGCTTACTCATAGGTGGAATAATAATTGGTGTGGGAATTATAGTTGCAAGAACTGTTCGATTACTTTTTACAAAATATTATGCACCAAAACTTTCACAGGATGTTGCAAAGAATTTCAGCAAACTACTGTATTTTGGAATAATAATAATATCATTTCTAATTTTTACATCTACTACTGGTGTTGATTTTTCTGGTTTGCTTGTTGCTGGTGGTATATTTGGAATAATTATTGGATTTGCAACACAGTCTGTAGTTTCTAATCTTATTTCTGGTGTATTTTTAATGATAGAGAAACCAGTAAAACAAGGTGATAAAATTGAAATTCCTGGATCCGACATATCTGGCACTCTATTAGATATAAGCACGTTTTCTACGCGAATTAGAAGATTCGACGGTACTATAATCCGAGTTCCTAATGAATCCTTTTTTACTTCTAACATTAGATCACTAACGTCTACATTAGTTCGAAGATCAGAAGCAGTGGTTTCTATTGCCTACAAAGAAAATATTGACGGCGCTATATCTGTTATCCGAAAAGAAATTCGAAAAAGCATGCCATTTGTTTTAATTTTGCCTGAACCTGATTTTCGAATTAAGGAACTGGCCGATTCAGGCGTAAATATTGAAATTTTGGTATGGCATACCCGTGAAGACTGGGATGAAGTTGGTCCAAAACTACTCAAGGTTGTTAAAAAAGCACTTGATGATGCTGGAATAGAAATTCCATTCCCTCAACGTGTAATATGGAAATCAAAAGAATAA
- a CDS encoding DUF432 domain-containing protein → MAENYSESKFDDYGIYVIDQNKEFLFPNVEIKIEKISPNVFSYNRKDSENNLVEKMIPTKEEQLILEFTPIRPVNYPARRTNYVYLDFETPVFLSEGSAAKIFVRCPIEIGVFLIHDERKDSLDWFTCDPFNSRFGLYGNPESGTLCKYAKSDIVESYDDSIPFFNAVMEVNLKNNLDKGYLVSKIIFPISDNSVYYDHSKAIIDSLDVVLRKKVILEIIDVASKPIITDWKIAPTFEHITSIKRMDMGLE, encoded by the coding sequence ATGGCTGAAAACTATTCAGAATCAAAATTTGATGATTATGGCATTTATGTTATTGATCAAAATAAAGAATTCTTGTTTCCAAACGTAGAGATTAAAATTGAAAAAATTAGTCCAAATGTATTCTCTTATAATCGAAAAGATTCTGAAAACAATCTTGTTGAAAAAATGATCCCAACAAAGGAAGAACAACTAATTCTTGAATTTACCCCCATTCGTCCTGTTAATTATCCAGCTCGTAGAACCAATTATGTTTACTTGGATTTTGAAACTCCTGTCTTTTTATCTGAAGGTTCCGCTGCCAAAATTTTCGTCCGTTGTCCAATTGAAATAGGCGTGTTTCTAATACATGATGAACGAAAAGATTCACTAGATTGGTTCACATGTGATCCTTTTAATTCCAGATTTGGGCTATATGGAAATCCTGAATCTGGAACTTTATGTAAATATGCCAAATCTGATATTGTCGAATCTTATGATGATTCTATTCCTTTTTTTAATGCTGTAATGGAAGTTAATCTGAAAAATAATTTAGATAAAGGTTATCTTGTTTCAAAAATCATATTTCCTATTTCTGATAATTCAGTTTATTATGATCATTCTAAAGCAATAATTGATTCATTAGATGTGGTGTTAAGAAAAAAAGTTATTTTGGAAATAATTGACGTGGCATCAAAACCAATTATTACTGATTGGAAAATTGCACCTACATTTGAACATATAACATCAATAAAGAGAATGGATATGGGTCTTGAATAA
- a CDS encoding peptidase, translating into MKAAITSIIAAILIASSVSFAYAEVPGWVKNNAGWWADGTISESEFLTGIEFLIKDGIITVPPTAIPIQSSEGVPDWVKNNAGWWADGITSDGEFVNAITHLIKTGLITVSSSVESEKTMETTSNAVDSELASLKAELEKCSEIVKAYKRLDCEKPIKKAIELYEYKRDAQAFVVGPITYYWVGMGSQGNDFEISPSGQAILTIRMLAENNDSQIRSLNCTSPSICAYDVWDGSKSFKYSGMDFTSGQIVLNPGDARVFNILFGPNIGYGGTEFKYDPSKSYEFRINEDFGKLSIQLDLE; encoded by the coding sequence ATGAAAGCAGCAATAACCTCTATCATCGCAGCTATCCTGATTGCCTCATCTGTGTCTTTTGCATATGCCGAAGTACCTGGTTGGGTTAAAAATAACGCAGGCTGGTGGGCAGATGGAACAATTTCTGAATCTGAATTCCTCACTGGAATTGAATTTCTAATAAAGGATGGCATTATCACTGTTCCTCCAACAGCAATACCCATTCAGTCATCTGAGGGAGTACCAGATTGGGTTAAAAATAACGCAGGCTGGTGGGCAGATGGGATTACTTCTGATGGAGAATTTGTAAATGCAATTACACATTTGATTAAAACTGGATTAATTACGGTCTCATCAAGTGTTGAATCAGAAAAAACTATGGAAACAACATCTAATGCAGTTGATTCTGAATTAGCTTCACTTAAAGCAGAACTTGAAAAATGCTCTGAAATTGTTAAAGCATACAAAAGACTTGATTGTGAAAAACCAATCAAAAAAGCCATTGAATTATACGAATACAAAAGAGATGCCCAAGCATTTGTGGTTGGACCAATCACCTACTATTGGGTCGGAATGGGTTCTCAAGGTAATGACTTTGAAATTAGTCCTTCAGGACAAGCAATCTTGACAATACGTATGTTGGCAGAAAATAATGACTCCCAAATAAGATCTCTTAATTGTACCAGTCCATCCATATGTGCTTATGATGTTTGGGATGGTTCAAAGTCATTCAAATACTCTGGAATGGATTTCACGAGTGGCCAAATTGTTTTGAATCCTGGTGATGCCAGAGTCTTCAATATTTTGTTTGGACCAAACATTGGATATGGTGGAACAGAATTCAAGTATGACCCATCAAAAAGTTACGAGTTTAGAATCAATGAGGATTTTGGAAAACTCAGTATTCAATTAGACTTGGAGTGA
- a CDS encoding YbgA family protein, with translation MSKNLEANNKIKVSEEEIREFVLERFENIKISEKMKDLVEFHTANKFMLMAHDQTKLKILGNIVSNSNKSELKEIIDEYEKHLKEAFISKPTTKSHSNVIMHIFGFFSANLNKFEKREFLNLLQQFREEKITIGNILAEINPIIYQFNKTYLAGQTYFLLYTDKDSGNLF, from the coding sequence GTGAGCAAAAATCTAGAAGCCAATAATAAAATCAAAGTATCAGAGGAAGAGATTAGAGAATTTGTATTGGAGAGATTTGAAAATATCAAGATCTCAGAAAAAATGAAAGATCTTGTAGAATTTCATACAGCAAACAAGTTCATGTTAATGGCTCATGATCAAACCAAATTAAAAATATTAGGAAATATTGTTTCAAACAGCAATAAATCAGAATTAAAAGAAATCATTGATGAGTATGAAAAACATCTCAAAGAGGCATTTATCAGTAAACCCACAACAAAATCACATAGTAATGTAATAATGCATATTTTTGGATTTTTTTCTGCAAACCTCAATAAATTTGAAAAAAGAGAGTTTCTAAATTTATTACAGCAATTCAGAGAGGAGAAAATTACTATTGGCAATATTTTAGCTGAAATTAATCCAATTATTTATCAATTCAATAAAACATACCTTGCAGGGCAAACATATTTTTTACTATACACAGATAAAGATTCAGGAAACTTGTTTTAG
- a CDS encoding Nre family DNA repair protein: protein MPSDSQEIRHSILMKWHETLSKYGNLFSSDSISGTTPPSVFVGSYNYPKVFVGPMVPPIHGDTTLLDSPEKWIGKSLEEIVNFRLNLIRGTRKISIDATEGRYIENLQEVTMSSKPIDSDLVFTKSPSSNISLDGESAPFGPMGEIKSAKFSGTSSVKSVEKVFYDHDLKAQDAVLNLYNSGIEISKIQKCFSIGMLGQKRKIVPTKWSITATDDIISNSLVENILDYSLIDICKVFTYGHLGNQFSVVLFPHRWVFEMIEAWYSNGILGFGSDSEDARGIDHPPVIAGAYFAAKLGVLEYLSKNNIQAGVVILREIRPEYAIPVGVWQVREGIREAMKQKPLTADNFDNALLIASQKMSIGKSEWISHGKILDVIRQKSIVDYF from the coding sequence GTGCCTTCTGATTCACAAGAGATTAGACATTCAATTTTAATGAAGTGGCATGAAACTCTTTCAAAATATGGAAATCTTTTTTCCTCAGATTCTATTAGTGGAACTACTCCTCCTTCTGTCTTTGTGGGTTCTTATAATTATCCCAAAGTCTTTGTAGGCCCAATGGTTCCGCCCATCCATGGAGATACAACCCTTCTTGACAGTCCAGAGAAATGGATTGGAAAATCCCTTGAAGAAATTGTAAATTTTAGATTAAATTTAATTCGTGGAACCCGAAAAATATCCATAGATGCAACTGAAGGACGTTACATTGAAAATCTCCAAGAGGTTACAATGTCCTCAAAACCAATCGATTCAGATTTAGTATTTACAAAATCTCCTTCCTCCAATATTTCCCTTGATGGTGAAAGTGCACCATTTGGTCCTATGGGTGAAATAAAATCGGCTAAATTTTCTGGAACATCTTCAGTAAAATCTGTTGAAAAAGTTTTCTACGATCATGACTTGAAAGCGCAAGATGCTGTGTTGAATCTATATAATTCTGGTATTGAAATTTCTAAAATTCAAAAGTGCTTTAGTATTGGAATGCTTGGTCAAAAAAGAAAAATTGTTCCAACAAAGTGGAGTATTACTGCCACTGATGATATTATTTCAAATTCCCTCGTGGAAAATATTCTTGACTATAGTTTGATAGATATCTGTAAGGTTTTTACTTATGGGCATCTTGGAAATCAATTTTCTGTGGTGCTATTTCCTCATAGGTGGGTTTTTGAAATGATTGAGGCATGGTACTCTAATGGAATATTGGGATTTGGTTCTGACTCTGAGGATGCCAGAGGTATTGATCATCCTCCTGTAATAGCTGGTGCCTATTTTGCTGCAAAACTTGGAGTTTTGGAATATCTGTCCAAAAATAACATTCAGGCCGGTGTTGTGATTTTAAGAGAAATAAGACCCGAGTATGCAATTCCTGTTGGAGTTTGGCAAGTTAGAGAAGGAATACGGGAAGCAATGAAACAAAAACCCTTGACTGCTGATAACTTTGATAATGCTTTACTGATTGCATCTCAAAAAATGAGTATTGGGAAATCAGAATGGATTTCCCATGGTAAAATTTTAGATGTGATTCGACAAAAATCTATTGTTGATTATTTTTAA
- a CDS encoding cobalamin-binding protein, giving the protein MTIKRIVSFLPSATELLYEFGVEENLFGVTHECKYPHGAKSKPIVINSVINSEKLSSNEIDKITCELLNSGKNIFVLNRENLKKADPDLIITQETCEACAAYTNQVQESISILNRKPKLHSMDPHNIQEILNSVMELGEILKKQTRAKEIVNSLEKRIQNVKKENITTRPKVLAIEWIDPFFTAGHWISEMIHIAGGLNLISKTGEHSRRLNFQVIKDSDPDIIVLMPCGFDVKRTVLEYKNSLKNDKEWNSLKAVKKNQVYAVDANSFFSKPSIRTIEGLEILAKIIHPSKFENLSISKDSFSQISR; this is encoded by the coding sequence ATGACAATAAAGAGAATTGTCTCTTTTTTGCCCAGCGCTACTGAATTACTATATGAATTCGGAGTTGAGGAGAATCTTTTTGGAGTAACACATGAATGCAAATATCCTCATGGTGCAAAATCAAAGCCAATTGTAATTAACTCTGTAATAAATTCTGAAAAATTATCAAGTAATGAGATCGATAAAATAACTTGTGAACTACTAAATTCAGGGAAGAATATTTTTGTGTTAAATAGAGAGAATCTAAAAAAAGCTGATCCAGATCTGATAATAACACAAGAAACTTGTGAAGCCTGTGCAGCTTATACCAATCAAGTTCAAGAATCAATATCTATTCTTAATCGAAAACCAAAATTGCACTCAATGGATCCCCACAATATTCAAGAAATACTAAATTCTGTGATGGAGCTGGGAGAAATTCTCAAGAAACAAACACGGGCAAAAGAAATAGTAAATTCTCTTGAGAAAAGAATACAAAATGTAAAAAAAGAAAACATCACAACACGTCCAAAAGTTTTAGCAATAGAATGGATTGATCCATTTTTTACTGCAGGTCATTGGATTTCAGAAATGATCCATATTGCCGGAGGACTAAATCTAATTAGTAAAACAGGAGAACATTCAAGACGATTAAATTTTCAAGTGATTAAAGATTCAGATCCAGACATCATAGTTTTGATGCCATGTGGTTTTGATGTTAAGCGGACAGTTTTAGAATATAAAAATTCTTTAAAAAATGACAAGGAATGGAATTCACTAAAAGCAGTAAAGAAAAACCAAGTTTATGCAGTAGATGCAAATTCATTTTTTAGCAAGCCCAGTATCAGAACAATTGAAGGGCTAGAAATATTGGCAAAAATCATTCACCCTTCAAAATTTGAAAATCTCAGTATTTCTAAAGACTCATTTTCACAGATTTCTAGGTAG
- a CDS encoding NAD(P)H-binding protein produces the protein MEQSLESQLKSQSSPYSILVSGATGFIGSRLISRLSSLGYTVKGLSRKKISDAKNVKYVQADVFNLEQLTIALKGVEVAYYLLHSMEGHKSEWKEFASREKIQAQNFLKASTDAGVKRIIYLGGLVNDSLALSPHMKSRKEVGEILASGNIPVTEFRASLIIGAQGGSYAMLRYLVERLRIMVCPSWVKSLAQPIAVDDVINYLAQCLDKPETIGKIFEIGGPDKMTYEELMRTYSAYLNKNLFVIQIPFLTTRLSSYWVDLITPVKASLARPLIDSLVHDTVVTNDSITKIIPMQLKSVREAIDIATNEMKSSPPKSELKEEKTGFKINQKIIQIFLIAMGVIGTSYYWLDDRPEVFHPLWLIGSFFWYSAIIAAIIFVRNKTRLGYLIAGVLSWITLAFWLMDNFFVVFQTSLIASKPNDLMILRNFIGLFVVAITVISSHNLFHKVFDYQSKGKPI, from the coding sequence GTGGAACAGTCCTTAGAAAGCCAATTGAAATCTCAATCTTCTCCTTACTCTATTCTTGTGAGTGGTGCTACTGGCTTTATTGGTTCAAGATTGATATCTAGATTATCTTCATTAGGATATACTGTAAAGGGATTAAGTAGGAAAAAAATCTCTGATGCTAAAAATGTAAAATATGTTCAGGCAGATGTTTTTAATCTTGAGCAACTCACAATTGCTTTAAAGGGCGTAGAGGTTGCATATTATTTACTGCATTCTATGGAGGGCCATAAATCAGAATGGAAAGAGTTTGCATCACGAGAAAAAATTCAAGCTCAAAATTTTCTAAAGGCATCAACTGATGCCGGTGTTAAAAGAATTATTTACCTTGGGGGGCTTGTCAATGATAGCCTCGCACTATCTCCTCACATGAAAAGTAGAAAAGAAGTCGGTGAAATTCTTGCATCCGGAAATATCCCAGTAACTGAATTTCGTGCATCATTAATTATTGGAGCACAAGGTGGCTCTTATGCAATGCTAAGGTATCTTGTTGAAAGATTAAGAATAATGGTTTGCCCCTCTTGGGTGAAATCCTTGGCTCAACCAATAGCTGTTGATGACGTGATAAATTATTTGGCTCAGTGTCTTGATAAACCAGAAACTATAGGAAAAATTTTTGAAATAGGCGGACCTGATAAAATGACATATGAGGAATTAATGAGAACATACTCTGCGTATCTGAACAAGAATTTATTTGTAATACAGATTCCTTTCTTAACAACTCGTCTGTCATCATATTGGGTTGATCTTATTACTCCTGTAAAAGCATCTTTAGCAAGACCTCTAATTGATAGTTTAGTTCATGATACTGTTGTAACTAATGACTCGATAACAAAGATAATTCCGATGCAATTAAAATCTGTACGTGAAGCAATTGATATTGCAACAAACGAGATGAAATCGTCTCCTCCAAAATCAGAACTTAAAGAAGAAAAGACCGGCTTTAAAATTAATCAAAAGATAATTCAGATTTTTCTTATTGCGATGGGAGTAATTGGAACATCTTACTATTGGTTAGATGATAGACCCGAAGTTTTTCATCCTTTGTGGTTAATTGGTTCATTTTTTTGGTACAGCGCAATAATTGCAGCAATTATTTTTGTTCGTAATAAAACTAGATTGGGATATCTAATTGCAGGTGTATTGTCTTGGATAACTTTGGCATTTTGGTTGATGGATAACTTTTTTGTTGTTTTTCAGACTTCGTTAATTGCTTCCAAACCCAATGATTTGATGATTCTTAGAAATTTTATAGGGTTATTTGTGGTAGCAATTACTGTTATTTCATCTCATAATCTATTTCACAAGGTTTTTGATTATCAGTCTAAAGGAAAACCTATCTAA
- a CDS encoding cobalamin B12-binding domain-containing protein, protein MVYIRAKKVKSDQYLYLVKSVWDSKKSTSKQEILKYLGKASEVVKDDIPEDYRDDPRILSILASYNPKDIKKREDATKKSKQQLYKRLTEGNIEETVKIYDEYTKLFSPSDFFDRILKPVMYKVGEDWASKKISIATEHVASNMAQTLVKIIMDQVTSKNTKKKVLICVPLGEEHHLGCDVLETYLSIKGCKVFNIGTSIPSESILSFIEYKKPDVILISITLEDNIGAGQRLVKKIKEQFNIPILVGGYVFHGEVTPKFDVKIVPDSGLEEIYKIIRKT, encoded by the coding sequence ATGGTCTATATCAGAGCCAAAAAAGTCAAGTCTGATCAATATCTATACTTAGTCAAAAGCGTATGGGATTCAAAAAAAAGCACATCAAAACAAGAGATTTTAAAATATCTAGGAAAGGCTTCCGAAGTTGTAAAAGATGACATTCCTGAAGATTATCGTGATGATCCAAGAATATTATCGATTTTAGCTTCATACAATCCAAAAGATATTAAAAAAAGAGAAGATGCTACAAAAAAATCAAAACAACAACTGTACAAAAGATTAACTGAAGGAAATATTGAAGAGACAGTAAAAATTTATGATGAATACACTAAACTATTCAGTCCTTCAGATTTTTTTGACAGAATTTTAAAACCAGTAATGTACAAGGTTGGAGAAGATTGGGCTTCTAAAAAAATAAGCATAGCAACTGAGCATGTTGCAAGCAATATGGCACAAACCTTAGTAAAAATAATCATGGATCAAGTAACAAGTAAGAATACAAAAAAGAAAGTGTTAATTTGTGTCCCATTAGGGGAAGAACATCATTTAGGATGTGATGTCCTAGAGACATATCTTTCCATCAAAGGTTGTAAAGTGTTCAACATTGGAACTTCAATTCCATCTGAATCAATTCTTAGTTTTATAGAATATAAAAAACCTGATGTGATTTTGATTTCAATTACACTAGAAGACAATATTGGAGCAGGACAAAGACTTGTAAAAAAGATAAAAGAGCAATTCAATATTCCGATATTAGTTGGAGGGTATGTTTTTCATGGAGAAGTAACTCCAAAGTTTGATGTAAAAATAGTTCCGGATTCAGGGCTTGAAGAGATTTACAAAATCATAAGAAAAACCTGA
- a CDS encoding transcription factor TFIIB has protein sequence MMTELLHQKNCKKNTLITDYHTGEIACSNCGAVSFEKIVDAGQESSGLTGEEYNKTSKAGGKISLKMIDMGLSTIIEAHDKDSKGNSLSIENRRIFYRLRMWDRNSRSAVSLKSFQKAFTLLDGISSKLGLPDVVIEQTAHLFRKIAAKKILAGRSTAGMLCAAVYITCRTTDTPRTLQDIADAGNVRKKTLQRVYRYLVRDLDIYPEIFNPSEFVSRISKAVGISEKSERSAYRILEIAAKNNISTSKNPMAMAATAIHLAATINNEKISQTKISKVSGISAVTIRERVKEIKKIGGEIYGQNM, from the coding sequence ATGATGACTGAATTATTGCATCAGAAAAACTGCAAAAAAAATACTTTGATTACAGACTATCATACGGGAGAAATTGCATGTAGTAATTGTGGTGCAGTATCTTTTGAAAAAATTGTTGATGCAGGACAAGAATCATCAGGACTAACTGGAGAAGAATATAACAAAACAAGCAAAGCGGGTGGAAAAATATCATTGAAAATGATCGATATGGGATTATCCACAATTATTGAAGCCCATGATAAAGACTCAAAAGGAAATAGTTTGTCCATAGAAAATCGTAGGATATTTTATCGCCTACGAATGTGGGATAGAAATAGTCGCTCTGCAGTTTCTCTAAAATCATTTCAGAAGGCATTTACTCTACTTGATGGAATTTCATCAAAACTTGGATTGCCTGATGTTGTTATAGAACAAACAGCTCATTTATTTAGAAAGATTGCTGCAAAAAAAATCCTTGCAGGAAGGTCTACTGCAGGGATGTTATGTGCAGCAGTTTACATTACATGTAGAACTACAGATACACCAAGAACACTTCAAGATATTGCAGATGCAGGAAATGTAAGAAAAAAAACATTGCAAAGAGTTTATAGATATTTGGTAAGAGATCTTGACATCTATCCTGAAATCTTTAATCCATCTGAATTTGTTTCAAGAATTTCCAAAGCAGTTGGGATTTCAGAAAAATCAGAGAGATCTGCATATAGAATATTAGAAATTGCTGCAAAAAACAATATTTCAACAAGTAAGAATCCCATGGCAATGGCTGCAACTGCAATTCATTTAGCAGCTACAATTAACAATGAAAAAATATCTCAAACTAAGATCTCGAAAGTTTCAGGAATTAGTGCTGTAACTATTAGAGAAAGAGTAAAAGAAATAAAAAAAATAGGAGGTGAAATCTATGGGCAGAACATGTAG